In one Marinitoga sp. 1197 genomic region, the following are encoded:
- a CDS encoding NAD(P)H-dependent flavin oxidoreductase, giving the protein MIIRKLKIGNIIPKYPIVQGGMAVGISLDGLASAVANAGGIGVIGTAGIGFFSNIKNYKEASIESLRNYIKSAKKKTKGIIGVNIMVALTNYSDMVKTAIDEGIDIIFSGAGLPLNLPSFLNNSKTKLVPIISSLKAAQIIVKRWMSRYNYLPDAFVLEGPLAGGHLGYKKEKIFSEDSKLEKNIPIIKNYLLTIEQKFGKNIPLIAGGGLFSKSDVNRVLDLGADGIQMGTRFIATEECDADIKFKETIINAKSDDIAIIESPVGLPGRAIRNKFIESVEKGKRKPYECRYHCIKTCDFKNAPYCIAKALYNAAIGNINDGFVFSGGSVSKINKMQKVKDIIEELFEN; this is encoded by the coding sequence ATTATTATAAGAAAGTTGAAAATAGGAAATATTATACCTAAATATCCAATTGTTCAAGGAGGAATGGCTGTTGGAATATCGCTTGATGGATTAGCTTCTGCAGTTGCAAATGCTGGAGGAATTGGAGTTATAGGTACTGCTGGAATAGGCTTTTTTTCTAATATAAAAAACTATAAAGAAGCGAGTATAGAAAGTCTTAGAAATTATATTAAAAGTGCTAAGAAAAAAACAAAAGGCATTATTGGGGTTAATATAATGGTTGCACTTACTAATTATTCTGATATGGTTAAAACTGCTATCGATGAAGGTATTGATATCATTTTTTCTGGTGCAGGACTACCTTTAAATTTGCCATCTTTTTTGAATAATAGTAAGACTAAATTAGTTCCTATTATATCTTCTTTAAAAGCAGCTCAAATAATAGTAAAAAGGTGGATGTCTAGATATAACTATTTGCCTGATGCTTTTGTCTTAGAAGGCCCATTAGCAGGTGGTCATCTTGGCTATAAAAAAGAAAAAATATTTTCGGAAGATTCCAAACTTGAAAAAAATATCCCTATTATTAAAAACTATTTATTAACTATAGAACAAAAGTTTGGAAAGAATATTCCTTTAATAGCAGGAGGTGGTTTATTTTCAAAAAGTGATGTTAATAGAGTGTTAGATTTAGGAGCTGATGGTATTCAAATGGGTACAAGATTTATAGCAACAGAAGAGTGTGACGCTGATATTAAATTCAAAGAAACTATAATAAATGCAAAATCTGATGATATCGCTATTATTGAAAGCCCTGTTGGATTGCCTGGTAGAGCTATTAGAAATAAATTTATTGAATCTGTTGAAAAAGGAAAAAGGAAACCTTATGAATGCAGATATCATTGTATAAAAACATGTGATTTTAAAAATGCTCCTTATTGTATTGCAAAAGCTTTGTATAATGCGGCTATAGGCAATATCAATGATGGATTTGTTTTTAGTGGTGGTTCCGTTTCGAAAATCAATAAAATGCAAAAGGTTAAAGATATTATAGAAGAATTATTTGAAAATTAA
- a CDS encoding acyl carrier protein yields the protein MDKKELFEKVVDIMAESLSIEKEKITEDANLTDDLDLDSLELVDLTMDFENELGISIEDSELEKIKTVGDIVEILAAKN from the coding sequence ATGGATAAGAAAGAATTATTTGAAAAAGTTGTTGATATTATGGCTGAAAGTTTAAGTATCGAAAAAGAAAAAATAACCGAAGATGCTAATTTAACAGATGATCTCGATCTTGATTCTTTAGAACTCGTTGATTTAACTATGGACTTTGAAAATGAATTAGGTATATCCATAGAAGATTCAGAACTTGAGAAAATAAAGACAGTTGGAGATATTGTTGAAATATTAGCAGCAAAAAATTAA
- the ligA gene encoding NAD-dependent DNA ligase LigA, with protein MISEDIKKEYEELKNNIEKYNYYYYVLNNPLISDADYDKLFKKLITLEKKYPKLKTPDSPSFRVGGKILKQFNTVPHTLPMLSLDNTYNEKEIIEFDERIKKLLNVKNVEYTCELKIDGISISLRYENGILVQGITRGNGVNGDDVTENIKTIRSIPLKLKEPVTIEVRGEVFMPKKEFLRINEERENEGLNVFANPRNATAGTIKLLDTSEVSKRHLDSFIYYILEPEKHNIKTQIDALTYLEKLGFKVNKETKLSKNIYGVIEYWKYWTENKNKLEYDVDGTVIKVNNFEYQKKLGNTARSPRWAIAFKFPAEQAITKIKDIIFQVGSTGIITPVAIFEPVFLEGTTVQRASLHNFDYIKERNIRINDYVKIEKAGGIIPQIVTVLTTKRTGEEKEIKIPEKCPVCGGKVGKMNSQEIAVRCLNPLCKAKLKRNLEVWVSRDAMNIQGLGPKLIDRIVEAKLVEKVSDLYKLDHFKLATLGHGIGPKMISKILQQIEKSKNRGLEKVLYALGIPNVGKKIAKDLAIKFKSIDNLINAEYDELISIEGIGEDIAQQIYDFFRNKRIKDIIDELKEYGIKLTQENEGIGDIFKNMNICVTGELERMSRRELKEVIEKNGGIFKDTVTKKLDLLVVGKNAGSKLEKAKKYGIRILTEKEFFEQFKI; from the coding sequence ATGATATCAGAAGATATAAAAAAAGAGTATGAAGAACTAAAAAATAATATAGAAAAATATAATTATTACTACTATGTATTAAATAATCCTTTAATTTCTGATGCTGATTATGACAAATTATTTAAAAAGCTAATAACATTAGAAAAAAAATATCCGAAATTAAAAACACCAGATTCCCCAAGTTTTAGAGTTGGAGGTAAAATATTAAAACAATTTAACACTGTGCCGCATACTCTTCCTATGCTGAGTTTGGATAACACATATAATGAAAAAGAGATTATAGAATTCGATGAAAGAATAAAAAAACTTCTTAATGTTAAAAATGTTGAATATACATGTGAATTAAAAATAGATGGAATTTCAATATCGCTAAGATATGAAAATGGAATCTTAGTTCAGGGAATAACAAGGGGAAATGGAGTAAATGGAGACGATGTAACAGAAAATATTAAAACAATTAGGAGCATACCTCTAAAATTAAAAGAACCCGTGACCATTGAGGTTCGCGGAGAAGTTTTTATGCCTAAAAAGGAGTTTTTAAGAATAAATGAAGAAAGAGAAAATGAAGGGCTGAACGTGTTTGCAAATCCGAGAAATGCAACTGCGGGTACTATTAAACTTCTTGATACATCTGAAGTTTCTAAACGACATCTTGATTCTTTTATTTATTATATATTAGAACCTGAAAAACATAATATAAAAACACAGATAGATGCCTTAACGTACTTAGAAAAATTGGGATTTAAAGTGAACAAAGAAACTAAGCTATCTAAAAATATATATGGAGTAATTGAATATTGGAAATACTGGACAGAAAATAAAAACAAATTAGAGTATGATGTGGATGGAACTGTTATAAAGGTTAACAATTTTGAATATCAAAAAAAATTAGGAAATACCGCACGTAGTCCAAGATGGGCAATAGCCTTTAAATTTCCAGCTGAACAGGCAATTACAAAAATCAAAGATATTATATTTCAAGTTGGAAGTACTGGCATAATTACTCCTGTGGCTATTTTTGAACCAGTATTTTTAGAAGGAACTACTGTTCAAAGAGCTAGTTTACACAATTTTGATTATATAAAAGAAAGAAATATTAGAATTAATGATTATGTAAAAATAGAAAAAGCTGGAGGAATAATTCCGCAAATAGTTACAGTTTTAACAACAAAAAGAACTGGAGAGGAAAAAGAGATTAAAATTCCTGAAAAATGTCCTGTTTGTGGTGGAAAAGTTGGGAAGATGAATTCTCAAGAAATAGCAGTAAGATGTTTAAACCCATTATGCAAAGCGAAATTAAAAAGAAATTTAGAAGTTTGGGTATCAAGAGATGCAATGAACATACAGGGTTTAGGACCAAAGTTAATTGATAGAATTGTTGAAGCAAAATTAGTAGAAAAGGTATCTGATTTATATAAGCTAGATCATTTTAAACTCGCCACATTGGGGCACGGTATAGGTCCAAAAATGATAAGCAAAATTTTACAACAAATTGAAAAATCTAAAAATAGAGGATTAGAGAAAGTTTTATATGCATTGGGGATTCCAAATGTTGGAAAGAAAATAGCCAAAGATCTTGCAATAAAATTCAAAAGTATTGATAATCTCATAAATGCTGAATACGATGAATTAATATCCATAGAGGGAATTGGGGAAGATATTGCTCAGCAAATATATGATTTTTTCAGAAACAAAAGAATAAAAGATATAATCGATGAATTAAAAGAATATGGGATTAAATTAACTCAAGAAAATGAGGGAATAGGTGATATTTTTAAAAATATGAATATTTGTGTAACTGGAGAATTAGAAAGAATGTCACGTAGAGAACTAAAAGAAGTTATTGAAAAGAATGGTGGTATATTTAAAGATACAGTAACCAAAAAACTTGATTTATTGGTAGTAGGAAAAAATGCAGGTAGCAAATTGGAAAAAGCAAAAAAATATGGTATTCGAATATTAACTGAAAAGGAATTTTTTGAACAATTTAAGATATAG
- a CDS encoding MgtC/SapB family protein translates to MTYYEIIIKIILSSISGALIGYNREKINRPAGIRTHALLSLGASILTIISITSFYDPVAKVGDPGRIAAQIVSGIGFLGAGTILKNGNKVKGLTTAATLWVSASIGMTFGAGAYFVGISALMITLIILYINKFSKHLNMERTIEITLKDKKDIKEILDIFSKHNNIILKNIDFSQKDDGILYFVLEKPGYMEISKIQKELMYIENIENINIIDDN, encoded by the coding sequence ATGACATATTATGAAATAATAATAAAAATAATATTATCTTCAATATCCGGAGCCTTAATTGGGTATAATAGAGAAAAAATAAATAGACCAGCTGGAATCAGAACTCATGCGCTGTTATCTTTGGGCGCAAGCATATTGACAATTATATCAATAACATCATTTTATGACCCTGTAGCAAAAGTTGGAGACCCAGGAAGAATTGCAGCTCAGATTGTTTCAGGAATAGGATTTTTAGGCGCAGGTACAATATTAAAGAATGGTAATAAAGTTAAAGGATTAACCACCGCTGCAACATTATGGGTATCTGCATCAATAGGTATGACATTTGGTGCAGGCGCATATTTCGTAGGGATTAGCGCTTTAATGATAACGCTAATTATTTTATATATAAACAAATTTTCAAAACATTTAAATATGGAAAGAACTATTGAAATAACTTTAAAAGATAAAAAAGATATTAAAGAAATATTGGATATTTTCTCAAAACACAATAATATAATATTAAAAAATATCGACTTTTCACAAAAAGATGATGGGATATTATATTTTGTTCTGGAAAAACCAGGTTATATGGAAATATCTAAAATCCAAAAAGAATTGATGTATATAGAGAATATTGAAAATATAAATATAATTGATGATAATTAA
- the acpS gene encoding holo-ACP synthase, with the protein MIKGIGIDIVEIDRITDGIENKILSEKELKILNKFQGRKRKKEFIAGRFSIKESLIKACGIFIPFKKIVILNNENGKPYIDEETLRYIEEIFGEIKIHISISHEKNYAVSMVIIEEVE; encoded by the coding sequence ATGATAAAGGGAATAGGCATAGATATAGTTGAGATTGATAGAATAACAGATGGTATTGAAAATAAAATATTAAGCGAAAAAGAATTAAAAATATTAAATAAATTTCAAGGTAGAAAAAGAAAAAAAGAGTTTATTGCAGGAAGATTTTCTATAAAAGAATCATTAATAAAAGCATGTGGGATTTTTATACCTTTTAAAAAAATAGTCATTCTTAATAATGAAAATGGAAAACCTTATATAGATGAAGAAACATTAAGATATATAGAAGAAATATTCGGTGAAATAAAAATACATATATCAATATCTCACGAAAAAAATTACGCAGTTTCAATGGTGATAATCGAAGAGGTGGAATGA
- a CDS encoding cell division FtsA domain-containing protein has product MFALDIGTRFIVGLISEMNEDSEIVIKDIAIKEHENRAMLDGQIHDVTKVSKGVEKVINKLKEKNNEIKHVAVALAGRFLVTTVGEYEKNISENKYIDYNTVKTLELEAVKNAVENLEIEKNFYCVGYSVLYYEIDGEWIKKLEGQKGNVAKVKVIAAFLPKNVVDAMLAVLELNNLEPVHITLEPIAAMNLIVPEDLRTLNIAMIDVGAGTSDIAISKDGTIIGYGMVPMAGDEISEAISKELLVDFKTAERLKRALNSGDDTILKYKDILDFEHEITKNEIMEIIDPIIEEITGKIAEKVLELNGKSPIAVMVVGGGGKVPGFVEKLSLKLNLSKNRITLKDVKNIDYVKFENEDETIEGSEFITPIGIAYVAHKNEGNVFARVLVNNKPINMMLVGGNISVIQVLLQAGFGINDLVGKPAPAISYEINGELKFIPGEKGKEAEIKINGMKADLKSPIKPGDIIEVGKPENGKIKKVYFKDIIKAYKIYIDGKLYEIYPKIFREDKEIDISEELNDGDKIEIKNPFVKDLNIKTTVIKFSINDNSYEIPAGKIILRNGNILNDYDEIKDGDILNTKFIDLPNIADFIDIKPEKFITVVLNGNNIEIPIEEIIVKDKNNKIDINNKVYNGMHIKVEKVEKDIKLLDLFLHIDLDISSFTKYRIFINNKEIFSFNEKINNGDNIRMEFE; this is encoded by the coding sequence ATGTTTGCACTGGATATAGGCACAAGATTTATTGTTGGATTAATATCAGAAATGAATGAAGATTCAGAAATTGTAATAAAAGATATTGCAATAAAAGAGCATGAGAACCGTGCTATGCTTGATGGGCAAATTCATGATGTTACTAAAGTGTCAAAAGGTGTTGAGAAAGTAATAAATAAGCTTAAAGAAAAAAATAACGAAATAAAACATGTTGCTGTAGCCTTAGCAGGTAGATTCCTGGTTACAACTGTTGGAGAATATGAAAAAAACATATCTGAAAACAAATATATTGATTATAATACAGTAAAGACTTTAGAATTAGAAGCGGTAAAAAATGCAGTTGAAAATTTAGAAATTGAGAAAAATTTTTATTGTGTGGGATATTCTGTATTATATTATGAAATTGACGGAGAGTGGATAAAAAAATTAGAAGGTCAAAAAGGGAATGTTGCAAAAGTAAAAGTAATAGCAGCTTTTTTGCCGAAAAATGTTGTAGATGCTATGTTGGCTGTATTAGAACTTAATAATTTAGAACCTGTTCATATTACGCTTGAACCTATAGCAGCTATGAATTTAATTGTACCAGAAGATTTAAGAACACTAAATATAGCTATGATAGATGTTGGAGCAGGTACCAGCGATATAGCCATATCCAAAGATGGAACAATAATTGGTTATGGAATGGTACCAATGGCTGGAGATGAAATTTCAGAAGCAATTTCTAAAGAATTACTTGTCGACTTTAAAACTGCTGAGCGATTGAAAAGGGCTCTGAATTCTGGCGATGATACTATATTAAAATATAAAGACATTTTAGATTTTGAGCATGAAATAACAAAAAATGAAATTATGGAAATTATAGATCCAATAATTGAAGAAATTACAGGTAAAATAGCAGAAAAAGTTTTAGAATTAAACGGAAAATCTCCAATAGCAGTAATGGTAGTTGGAGGTGGTGGTAAAGTTCCAGGATTTGTAGAAAAATTATCTTTAAAATTAAATTTATCAAAAAATAGAATAACTTTAAAAGATGTAAAAAATATAGATTATGTAAAATTTGAAAATGAAGATGAAACTATTGAAGGTAGTGAATTTATCACGCCAATTGGAATAGCATATGTTGCACATAAAAATGAAGGAAATGTATTTGCAAGAGTTTTGGTTAACAATAAGCCTATTAATATGATGCTGGTTGGTGGAAATATTTCTGTAATACAGGTATTATTACAAGCTGGATTTGGAATAAATGATCTTGTAGGCAAACCAGCCCCAGCAATATCTTATGAGATAAATGGTGAATTGAAATTTATTCCTGGTGAAAAAGGAAAAGAAGCTGAAATAAAAATAAATGGAATGAAAGCCGATTTAAAATCACCTATAAAACCAGGAGATATAATCGAAGTTGGCAAGCCTGAAAATGGAAAAATAAAAAAGGTATACTTTAAAGATATTATAAAAGCATATAAAATATATATTGATGGAAAATTATATGAAATATATCCCAAAATTTTTAGAGAAGATAAAGAAATAGATATTTCAGAGGAATTAAATGATGGGGATAAAATAGAAATAAAAAATCCTTTTGTAAAAGATTTAAATATAAAAACTACAGTAATAAAATTCTCGATTAACGATAATTCTTATGAAATACCAGCAGGAAAAATCATTCTAAGAAATGGAAATATATTGAATGATTATGATGAAATAAAAGATGGTGACATATTAAACACAAAATTTATTGATTTACCAAATATTGCCGATTTTATTGATATTAAACCAGAAAAGTTTATTACGGTGGTTTTGAATGGGAATAACATAGAAATACCGATAGAAGAAATTATAGTAAAAGATAAAAACAATAAAATAGATATAAATAATAAAGTTTATAACGGTATGCATATTAAGGTAGAAAAAGTGGAAAAAGATATAAAATTATTAGACCTATTTTTACATATAGATTTAGATATAAGCAGTTTCACCAAATATAGAATATTTATAAATAATAAAGAAATATTCAGTTTTAATGAGAAAATAAACAATGGAGATAATATAAGGATGGAATTTGAATGA
- a CDS encoding endonuclease MutS2, whose product MNQKTYNDLEINKILEKISRYSFSNYGKKYILEKFEYIKDYKLLEKEYMILKEYQEFILKCGEFDLRGIPAIYLEMEKIENNIYLTPVEYKKISNFLSQILSVRDENKKLLKTHNELDKIFNSIPDTNKVIKLVDKSIDEDGNVKDTASDRLRQLRKKIDIIKKNLSATLKRTISKYHKYVSLEQPTLKNNKYCIVVRSEYKNKIGGTIIAYSDTGVSVYIEPYEIGKLNSELQDLIALEKSEISRILGNIFLEITKNIYSINKTIEIVEYIDGLTAKIRYAKEYNYVFSLPDYKNNTIVLDGIRHPLIKKDEVVPVNLKLSKDKCGMIITGPNTGGKTVVLKSIGISVIFSHAVFPIPAYNAKIPYFNNVYTDIGDEQSIEQTLSTFSAHLKNIKYILDNSDENSLILIDELGTGTDPIEGSALALAIIEKLIELKSTFFITSHLSAVKIFSIENENLMSASMGFDKENLMPTYKLLVGVPGASHAIDIAERLGLPNDVLLKANNFLSKEQVFDDKIIENLTQIYEELEKEKEKHELKHKEVIELKQNLEEKMEILKKKEIEKIDEDIKKYKNYLRELKKEIDYYISILKKEKNINQLRELGKTVENKKREIEKIKINDKKRKETNIQIGDIVNISGEKAKVIKIKGDKIIIKFFDKPFELSVSMDEINIEKDEIKKEKKIEKAYIVHNKKNEIDIRGMTVEEAIPEIEKFISDMILSNSNNGYIIHGKGTGKLAMGIWNFLRKNKKIKSFRLGNDKEGGTGVTYIEIK is encoded by the coding sequence ATGAATCAAAAAACATATAACGATTTAGAAATAAACAAGATATTGGAAAAGATTTCAAGATATTCTTTTTCAAACTATGGAAAGAAATATATTTTAGAAAAATTTGAATATATAAAAGATTATAAATTGTTAGAAAAAGAATATATGATATTAAAAGAATATCAGGAGTTTATTCTAAAATGTGGAGAATTTGATTTAAGGGGAATTCCTGCAATTTATTTAGAAATGGAAAAAATCGAAAATAATATATATTTAACACCTGTTGAATATAAAAAAATCTCAAATTTTTTATCTCAAATATTAAGTGTCAGAGATGAAAATAAGAAACTATTAAAAACCCACAATGAATTAGATAAAATATTTAATTCTATTCCTGATACGAACAAAGTTATAAAATTAGTGGATAAATCTATAGATGAAGATGGGAATGTTAAAGACACAGCGAGTGATAGGTTAAGACAATTAAGAAAAAAAATTGATATAATAAAAAAAAATCTAAGCGCTACTCTAAAAAGAACCATATCAAAATATCATAAATATGTATCTTTAGAACAACCGACGTTAAAAAACAATAAATATTGTATAGTAGTAAGGAGTGAATATAAAAATAAAATAGGTGGTACGATAATTGCGTATTCTGATACTGGAGTTTCCGTTTATATTGAACCATATGAGATAGGAAAATTAAATTCAGAACTTCAGGATTTAATAGCGTTGGAAAAATCTGAAATCTCAAGGATATTGGGGAATATTTTTTTAGAAATTACAAAAAATATATATTCAATAAATAAAACTATTGAAATAGTTGAGTATATTGATGGTTTAACAGCTAAAATCAGATATGCAAAAGAGTATAATTATGTATTTTCATTACCTGATTATAAAAATAATACAATAGTACTTGATGGTATTAGACATCCATTAATAAAAAAAGATGAAGTTGTTCCTGTAAATCTGAAATTATCGAAAGATAAATGTGGAATGATAATTACAGGGCCTAATACGGGAGGAAAAACAGTAGTCTTAAAATCAATTGGAATTAGTGTGATTTTTTCTCACGCAGTTTTCCCAATTCCAGCATATAATGCAAAAATTCCATATTTTAACAATGTATATACAGATATTGGGGATGAGCAAAGCATTGAACAAACATTGAGCACATTTTCTGCTCATTTGAAAAATATAAAATATATTTTGGATAATAGCGACGAAAATTCGTTGATACTAATAGACGAACTTGGAACAGGAACAGATCCTATAGAAGGTTCTGCATTAGCATTAGCGATAATTGAAAAATTGATAGAACTTAAATCTACATTTTTTATAACTTCTCATTTATCAGCAGTAAAAATATTTTCAATAGAAAACGAAAATTTAATGTCTGCTTCAATGGGGTTCGACAAAGAAAACTTAATGCCCACTTATAAATTATTAGTCGGTGTTCCAGGAGCATCTCATGCTATTGATATTGCAGAGCGATTGGGATTACCAAATGATGTATTATTAAAGGCAAATAATTTTTTAAGCAAAGAACAGGTCTTTGATGATAAAATTATAGAAAACTTAACTCAAATATATGAAGAATTAGAAAAAGAAAAGGAAAAACATGAATTAAAACATAAAGAAGTTATAGAATTAAAACAGAATTTAGAAGAAAAAATGGAAATATTAAAGAAAAAAGAAATTGAAAAGATAGATGAAGACATAAAAAAATATAAAAATTATCTGAGAGAATTGAAAAAAGAAATAGATTATTACATTAGTATACTAAAAAAAGAAAAAAACATAAATCAACTGAGAGAATTGGGTAAAACGGTCGAAAATAAAAAAAGAGAAATAGAAAAAATAAAAATTAACGATAAAAAAAGAAAAGAAACAAATATACAAATTGGAGATATAGTGAATATTTCAGGTGAAAAGGCAAAAGTTATAAAAATAAAAGGTGACAAAATTATAATAAAATTCTTTGATAAACCTTTTGAATTAAGTGTTTCGATGGATGAAATTAATATTGAAAAAGATGAGATAAAAAAAGAAAAGAAAATTGAAAAGGCATATATTGTTCATAATAAAAAGAATGAAATAGATATAAGAGGTATGACTGTAGAAGAAGCTATACCGGAAATAGAAAAATTTATTTCCGATATGATTTTGTCAAATTCTAATAATGGATATATAATTCATGGTAAGGGAACTGGAAAATTAGCAATGGGTATATGGAATTTTTTAAGAAAAAATAAAAAAATAAAATCATTTAGACTTGGTAATGATAAAGAAGGCGGAACTGGAGTTACATATATAGAGATAAAATAA
- the dxs gene encoding 1-deoxy-D-xylulose-5-phosphate synthase, translating into MKEKPLYHSIQKMNYEQLNSFAKRIREYIYNTVIKNTGHLSSNLGVVELTLALYRVFDPKKDIIIWDTSHQAYIHKLLTGRWDSFKTLRQKNGISGFTNIFESEYDYFGAGHAGTSIAAALGYEIGFRKQGIEKNIIAIFGDGAMTSGMMLESLNQLKSVDSKIKLILLNNEMSISPNVGALAKMLNKIRISNDYFTLKEKLKGSLESTEVGIDIEHALKRLRDGIKHTVYNNAIGVFEDMGIKYYGPVDGHNIKELEKYMNFIKNYKDGPCILHLKTIKGKGMDFAEKNPTKFHGVSNKKTEKISYSKVVGNTLKYIAENYEFVAFTAAMEEGTGLNILKKEYPEKVIDLGITEPSIVTAAGGVRLAGTFAIVDIYSTFMQRAFDSIIHDIALQKIPVLFLLDRAGIVGEDGPTHHGVFDISYLRLIPDIEILTPLNAQDLANMIYTSLEKDLNVPTFIRFPRGGELLNINEIIDNLKIVDYNWKVLKRGNEKNVIFVVGQLIEEYKDLWDELNATIIGVRSIKTLDKHILDIYLKNGSNIITIEENNIKGGFNEEIKTYILENKIKCNFHAFGIKDEFVPQGTRKELLEEYVLNSEKLKKIILSTERVN; encoded by the coding sequence ATGAAAGAAAAACCATTATATCATTCAATTCAAAAAATGAATTATGAACAGCTAAATTCTTTTGCAAAAAGAATAAGGGAATATATATATAATACAGTAATCAAAAATACGGGTCATTTGTCTTCTAATCTGGGAGTTGTTGAATTAACACTGGCTTTATATAGAGTTTTTGATCCGAAAAAAGATATTATAATATGGGATACAAGTCATCAGGCATATATACATAAATTATTAACAGGAAGATGGGATAGTTTTAAAACATTGAGACAAAAAAATGGCATTAGTGGTTTTACAAACATTTTTGAAAGTGAATATGATTATTTTGGTGCAGGGCATGCGGGAACATCAATAGCTGCAGCATTGGGCTATGAAATAGGCTTTAGAAAACAGGGAATTGAAAAAAATATTATAGCTATTTTTGGCGATGGCGCTATGACAAGCGGTATGATGCTCGAATCGCTAAATCAATTAAAATCAGTAGACTCAAAAATAAAATTAATTTTGTTAAACAATGAAATGTCTATTTCCCCTAATGTCGGAGCTTTAGCTAAGATGCTCAATAAAATTAGAATATCAAATGATTATTTTACTCTTAAAGAAAAACTTAAGGGTTCTTTGGAAAGCACCGAAGTAGGAATTGACATTGAACATGCTTTGAAAAGACTAAGAGATGGAATAAAACATACAGTTTATAATAATGCTATAGGTGTTTTTGAAGATATGGGAATAAAGTATTATGGACCAGTGGATGGACATAATATAAAAGAATTAGAAAAATATATGAATTTTATAAAAAACTATAAAGATGGACCGTGTATTTTACATTTGAAGACTATTAAAGGTAAAGGAATGGATTTTGCAGAAAAGAATCCAACAAAATTTCATGGAGTTAGTAATAAAAAAACAGAAAAGATTTCTTACTCGAAAGTAGTTGGAAATACATTAAAATATATTGCTGAAAATTATGAATTTGTAGCTTTTACTGCTGCAATGGAAGAAGGTACAGGACTTAATATATTAAAAAAAGAATATCCAGAGAAGGTTATAGATCTCGGTATTACAGAGCCTTCTATTGTTACCGCAGCTGGTGGAGTAAGATTGGCAGGTACATTTGCCATTGTTGATATTTATTCAACATTTATGCAAAGAGCTTTTGATTCAATAATCCACGATATAGCATTGCAAAAAATTCCTGTTTTATTTTTACTGGATAGAGCAGGAATAGTTGGTGAAGATGGACCTACACATCACGGAGTATTTGACATTTCATATTTAAGATTGATTCCAGATATTGAGATACTAACACCTTTAAATGCTCAGGATTTAGCAAATATGATATATACATCTTTAGAGAAAGATTTAAATGTTCCTACATTTATACGATTTCCGCGTGGAGGTGAATTGTTAAACATAAATGAGATAATTGATAATTTAAAAATTGTAGATTATAACTGGAAAGTACTAAAAAGGGGAAATGAAAAAAATGTCATTTTTGTTGTTGGGCAATTGATAGAAGAATATAAAGATTTATGGGATGAATTAAACGCAACTATAATTGGTGTAAGAAGTATAAAAACATTGGATAAACACATTTTAGATATTTATTTAAAAAATGGATCTAATATTATTACTATTGAAGAAAATAATATAAAAGGAGGATTTAACGAAGAAATAAAAACGTATATATTAGAAAATAAAATAAAATGCAATTTTCATGCATTTGGAATAAAAGATGAATTCGTACCCCAGGGAACAAGAAAAGAACTTTTAGAAGAATATGTGTTGAATTCTGAAAAATTGAAAAAGATAATTTTATCTACAGAAAGGGTAAATTAA